ACACGATCATCATCGTGGCCCGCGAGCCGATGACCGGCGCGGACCTCGCGGCCCGCATCCTCGCGCTGGCCGCCGGGGACGACCAGGGACCCAACGGTGCCTGAACGGGTCGTCGTGGTCGGCAGGGAGACGTTCGAGACCTTCGCCGTCGCTTTAGCCGCGGCCGACGTCGTGGTGGTCGACGTGGACGAGGTGCTGGTGGACGCGGCCGACGAGTTCGCCGACTCCTATTGCCTGCCCGCGCTGCTGGCCAACGCCGCCGAAGCGTCCGGTTCCGCGCTGGCCGACCCGCTGGTGGCCAAGCACGTGGTCGCCACCGCGCGGGAGCACGGCGCGACCACCGTCGCGCACAGCGGCGGCGAACGCCTCGGCACGTGCCTGCACGCCCTGGCCCCCGACCTGCGGGTGATCGTGCTGGACCACGCGCCGGCCGCGTCCCGGACCGTGTGGTCGGGCAGCGCCGTCCCGCACGGCGACGACCCCCAGGAGCTCGTGGTGACCTTCGACCGGGGTGTGCCGGTCGCGCTCGACGGCGAGACGGTGACCGCCGGGCAGGCGCTGCGCGAGGTCAACCTGCGCACCGGCGGGCACGGCGCGGCCACGTTGATCACCGCGCACCGCGAGCTGGAGGAGATCACCCTGGAGCGCGACCTGGTGCGCTTCAAGCGGCGGGTGGAGCGGCGCTGGGGTGAACTGGTGCACGACGGG
This DNA window, taken from Saccharothrix variisporea, encodes the following:
- a CDS encoding argininosuccinate synthase domain-containing protein, with protein sequence MPERVVVVGRETFETFAVALAAADVVVVDVDEVLVDAADEFADSYCLPALLANAAEASGSALADPLVAKHVVATAREHGATTVAHSGGERLGTCLHALAPDLRVIVLDHAPAASRTVWSGSAVPHGDDPQELVVTFDRGVPVALDGETVTAGQALREVNLRTGGHGAATLITAHRELEEITLERDLVRFKRRVERRWGELVHDGLWYSPLKDALDTFIEHTQGDVSGEIRLVLHGGRATTEGIRAAV